One Cardiocondyla obscurior isolate alpha-2009 linkage group LG16, Cobs3.1, whole genome shotgun sequence genomic region harbors:
- the Cyp18a1 gene encoding cytochrome P450 18a1, which translates to MLVEQLVEWLWLLMGGTSHQVFCTLLVFVGVLLLVKIGLWLKSNVTLPPGPLGVPLLGYLPFIKDDAHLHFTKLAKRFGSIFSMYLGSELVVVLSDYRVIRDAFRREEFSGRPNTDFMNVIEGYGIINTQGALWKDQRKFLHEKLRSFGMTHLGTGKKSMNTRIMREVEIFLWGLVKRRGKPTNISPSLAVSISNVICSLTMSVRFHNGDLNFKRFMDLIDEGFRLFASLTSANYITLFRHLPWIHGTRDRIARNRGEMAQFFQSIIDHHREHYDEDNIRDIVDAYLCEIKQTEKENPDYQIFEGKNKDRQMQQILGDLFSAGMETVKNTLEWAVIFMLHHPEAAKAVQNELDEVVGRTRMPSLEDLPYLPLTEATIQEVLRRSNIVPLGTPHATTRDVKLNGYTLPAGTHVMPLVYAVHMDPELWEEPEAFRPERFLASDGKVRKPEYFMPFGVGRRMCLGDLLARMELFLFFSSLMHKFDLLLPEGAPLPSLRGNVGITQSPKPFEVCFSLRCLEPPEYCPSNDGNPNGPLRNIGSH; encoded by the exons ATGTTGGTGGAACAGCTCGTGGAATGGTTGTGGCTCCTGATGGGCGGCACCAGCCATCAGGTTTTCTGCACCCTCTTGGTGTTCGTCGGAGTCTTGCTGCTGGTGAAGATCGGCCTGTGGCTGAAGAGCAACGTCACTTTGCCACCCGGGCCGCTGGGCGTGCCGCTCCTTGGCTACTTACCCTTTATCAAGGACGACGCGCACTTGCACTTCACCAAGCTGGCCAAACGGTTCGGCAGCATCTTCAGCATGTACCTGGGCTCCGAACTGGTGGTCGTTCTCAGCGACTACCGTGTCATCCGTGACGCGTTCCGGCGCGAGGAGTTCAGCGGCAGGCCGAACACCGACTTCATGAACGTCATCGAGGGATACG GCATCATAAATACTCAGGGTGCCTTGTGGAAGGACCAGAGGAAGTTCCTTCACGAGAAACTTAGAAGCTTCGGCATGACGCACCTCGGCACCGGCAAAAAAAGCATGAACACGAGAATAATG CGCGAGGTCGAGATATTTCTTTGGGGACTGGTGAAGCGGAGGGGAAAGCCCACGAACATCTCGCCCAGCCTCGCCGTGTCGATCAGCAACGTCATCTGCTCGCTTACGATGAGCGTGCGCTTCCACAACGGTGATCTAAATTTTAAACGGTTCATGGATCTGATCGACGAGGGGTTCCGGCTCTTCGCGAGCCTGACGTCCGCGAATTACATAACGCTGTTCCGCCACTTGCCGTGGATCCACGGCACCCGGGACCGGATCGCGCGTAACCGCGGGGAAATGGCGCAGTTCTTCCAGAGCATCATCGACCACCACCGGGAGCACTACGACGAGGACAATATTCGCGACATCGTCGACGCCTATCTGTGCGAGATTAAGcagacggaaaaagaaaatccggACTACCAGATTTtcgaaggaaaaaataaag atCGCCAGATGCAGCAGATTTTAGGCGATCTTTTCTCCGCCGGCATGGAAACGGTAAAGAATACTTTGGAATGGGCGGTGATTTTCATGCTGCACCATCCGGAAGCGGCGAAGGCGGTGCAGAACGAGCTGGACGAGGTCGTGGGACGGACCAGGATGCCCTCGCTAGAGGACCTGCCCTACCTCCCGCTCACAGAGGCAACGATCCAGGAGGTCCTGCGCAGGTCAAACATCGTACCGCTGGGAACGCCGCACGCCACTACACG GGACGTGAAGCTGAACGGCTATACTCTGCCGGCCGGCACGCACGTGATGCCGCTCGTGTACGCGGTGCACATGGACCCGGAGCTCTGGGAGGAACCGGAGGCCTTCCGGCCCGAGCGATTCCTCGCCAGCGACGGCAAGGTCCGCAAGCCCGAGTATTTCATGCCCTTCGGGGTCGGCAGACGCATGTGTCTGGGCGACCTGCTGGCGCGCATGGAGCTCTTCCTGTTCTTCAGCTCGCTGATGCACAAATTCGACCTGCTTCTGCCCGAGGGTGCTCCGCTGCCCAGCCTACGCGGTAACGTGGGCATCACGCAGTCGCCGAAGCCCTTCGAGGTCTGCTTCTCGCTGCGGTGTCTGGAGCCACCCGAGTACTGCCCGAGCAACGACGGCAATCCAAACGGGCCGCTACGTAACATCGGCAGTCACTAA